The DNA segment GCCAGAGCAAAGGGACCAACCACCACACCAAACTCCCTCAACCAAAACCTTTGTTCCTACAAGGTCCCAAACGCCCCAATTCTTCCATCACTGCCTCAGGGCAGGCAATCTCAGCACTTCCATCATCCCCCGCTTCAGAGCTTGCTTCAGCAATTCCAGACTTTCCCCCTCAAACCCCAGTTCTGCCCCACCTGCCCAGATATCCACATGTGCTTTGCATTCCCCACATTCCTCCAGGCACCTCAGCCAGCTGCCTCCAGTCTGCTCTCCTCCACAATTCCAGCACCCACCCTGGTGCTCCCCACCCCCTACCACACCAGGGCAGGGTCAGTGTCCTTACAGTGCATTTTCTGGTCATCTACAGATTTGCAAACAAGCAGGCTATGTTGTGAGCTCGTTTGCAGATCTGCAAGTATCAGCATAAATGATAATGCAGAATGAAAAGTCCTTGACAGTCGGACATTTGGGCTTTTATTTGTTTAACAGCCACTGTTACAAGGTTGGATGGGATGGAAACCCAACTGCCTTCCTGTGCAGTGGAGAGAATTGTTGTCAGAGCCCCCGTGTCCTCTGCACATCAGGGACAGTGCCAATCGCACTGGAAGCACAGAatgctttgggctggaagggatctttTAAAGATCATTTAAGTCCAACCCCcgccaggagcagggacactttcTTGTCTAGCGCAAAAATGAAAAAGCGCCAACTGCTCCTCCAGCTATTCCCATCCAGGCGACAACTTCCAGAGCAAAGGGACTCCCTGAAGAGGGCACATTTCCGCGGGTGCCAGAGCCTTTCCAAGATCTCCCGTCGCAGAAAAGAAAGGCTGAACGAGATGCAAGCTGAAAAAGTTGCTTCCCGAGGCGCTGCTAGCACAGATAAACTGCTATAAACCCAGATTACCGGGAATAGCAGGACTCGGGTTCGCTTTTACCCCTCTGTCTTCCTGCCCACGATGTCAGATCGCTACAGTGTTTATGATAGTTACTCGTCCCTGCAATACAGGGGCATGGCCACCAAGTCCAACCTGCTGTGTGGATGGCGCAGAAGacagagggatttgggggggtttgtaAAGCTCGCCGAGCTTTACGTTCCTGCCAGGTCAGCCTGATGACTCTGTTTCCTTTCTCGCTACGTCCTcgtttaaaacaaaacaaacaaagataAAGAGAAGCGCTCCAAAGATTTGTCTCCGGCACGTTTAAATCCTCGGAGGCATTCTGTTCTTGAAGAGCGCAAGATTTATCAAAACTAAGAGGAATGCCTGGATGCGGGCTCACAGCAGCGGCGGCAGGGACCACGGAGGTTTGCCCACAGCAGGGGCCGGGGAACAGGGGGAGACGGGCAGAGGGCGAACACCATCCCCGGGGAAAGGGATGCGCACCCCAAGCCCTCCCTGCGGGGCACTGCCCGGGCCAAGCGCCGCTGCCGGGGGatggcggggccggggcagcgccgggcccgCCGGGGCTGGGGCGCCGCGAAGGTGACCCCGCTCACGCCTGAGGGGCGGCGGCCCCCCGCGCTCCCGCACCGCCACCCACCCCGAGAGCCGCGGCAGGAGCCGTGCCCGCCACTGCGGCAGCCGCGAGGGGCGGGAAGGGGCCCCGCCACGGCGGGGCGGATCGCACCGGTGACGGGAACGGGGGGCGAGGAAGCAGCCGCGAAGCCGGGGAGGAAAGGGGGTGCGGTCCGCGCCCTCGCCCGCCCGTTACCTGGGCacgcagctggggctggagccgTCGATCTCCCAGGTGGCGAAGAGGTTCATAGGCACGGGCCGCCCCAGGGCCCCGGCGCCGCCGGGGAAGCTGAGGCGGCTCCGctcggccgccgccgccatggcTGTGCCCGCCGCCCTGGCGCGCGCCCCCCGCgccgggccgccgccgccccgccccgcccgcggggGGCGCGTcacggggcggggccgggggcggggccggagcgGTGGGCGGGGCTTGTTTGGCGCGGCTTGAACGGGGCGGGGCCGCTGAGGGGGCGTGGTCATACAGAGCCTGGTGGGCGTGGCCGTGCGAGGGGCTGCGTCCGCTCCATGGGCGGGGCCTCGGGGGCGTGGCCTCGCGTTGGCGCAGGCGCGCGGGGCGGCCGCGCTGCCCAGGGGCGGGCGGAAGTGGCGGCGCCGCGCACCGGAAGCGGCGGCGGCAGTTTCCGGGCGGCTCCGTGGcagggcgggcggcgggcgcgaCCATGGTGCTGCTGACGATGATCGCCCGCGTGGCGGACGGGCTCCCCCTCGCCGCCTCCATGCAAGAAGACGAGCAGGTGCGgccggcggggcgcgggcggggcggggccggtgtGTCCGTGAGGAGCGGGCGGGGGGCGATCTGCCGGGAGCCGCGCAGTCCCTGCTCGCAGCAGGGCGGCTCTGGCAGCGGGGCTGCctcccggcggcggcgggtGGGACGGGCAGAGCCCGGCGGTGTGTCGGTaccggccccgcagccccggggcccGGCGGTGTGTCGGTACCGGCCCCGCAGCTCCTCTCTCCGTGCCTCCTCAGTCAGGCCGCGACCTGCAGCAGTACCAGAGCCAGGCGAAGCAGCTCTTCCGCAAGCTGAACGAGCAGTCCCCGACCAGGTGCACGCTGGAGGCGGGAGCCATGGCTTTCCAGTGAGTaccggcggggctgcggggccgaGGGTTTGTTGGAAGCGGGGCTGCCCCTCGCCCTGCTGCAGAGGGAGGGGTGTGTGTGCTGTCAGTGCTTGGCACAGCTGTCTGGTGCTGGTTTTCGTGCGGGTTGTGGCTGTGCctttgctgcaggcagggcaggttCTGCTCCCTCGCTgcctttctgtttgtttgcGCTCTGTTGTGCTTTCACGGCACCTTCTGGGCAGCCTGTCTTGCCTTTAAAGAGGTCTGTCCTTGTACAGCCGGGTGGCAGTGCCACTgtgagctcctgctgcccaggcctGTCCTCTCTGTGCCCTGGGAGAGCTCAGCTGTTCGTGCATTACAAGCACACTGAGCAGCTCTGAATGTTTCTGTTATTGTTGTCCTAATGCCTGACAGAGTTCTTTCTCTCATCCAGTAAATTCAGCCTTATTGTTGCTGGATCTGTTGGGTGTGTTTCATTAATTTCCTTAACTCTTTGGGAGCTCTCAAAAGCACTTTTGGCATTCTGCAGTAGTACTGCTGCAAGGGAGCATGGCTGTGAAATAAGGAAATGTTACAGGGGTCagacatccttgctccttagaggcagggcagggggagaggTGGGTGAACAGAGGGGGAGCTGGCAGTCCCTGGAGAGCAGGAAGGCTTGTGTGTGAGGAGGGAAATGCCTCTTCCTGTGCCATGCCATCACCTGGCAGAATCATGCCTGAGCCAGGATCCTGGCAGGAGTCAGAAGTGTGCTGTGTCAGGGACGCCTGCTGGAAGCCTCAGAGCTCAGGGGCCAGGTgagctgtgcaggcagagctgtgcagctgtgccaggagccacGGTGCCACCCCAGCAGGGTCCCTTCAGTGCCAGGTGACTCCCAGTGCCTGGCTGTGCTTGTGGCTGCCACAGGGGGAGGTGGCCTTTGCATGCAGGGCAAGGCTGGCTTTGGGCCTCTGCTCTAGCAACAGGAGCAAAATCTCCCACCCCAGCCCTTTCTTCAGAGATTCAGAGGCATGAAGAGATGGCAACAGGAGTTTTTTGGATGGGCAATCTCTGGCAAAAGCAgtgaggttttggggggtgCTTCTCTTGTCTTATGTCTACTAACTGCAAcaagatttattaaaaaatcttttctctGGTCTTCTGGTTGCCTTTGATAGGGAGTTACAGTGTCAGAGGCTGGCCCTGATTGGCCTGGCCATCCTTATCTCCTCTTGGATTTTGGGTGTTGTTGCTGCAGTTAAGTGCTAAGTGCTGCTCTTCCTCTTGCTTTTCCTCCGAGTTAAATCTTCACAGACTTTAAAAACTGCCTCGTTTCTGAGTGTCTCCTTGGCACAGCATGGGTGTAGCTCTGCCTGGCAGTGAAGCTTGGGAAAGAGCCTGTGCAGATGCCAGTAAATCCCTTCTTGAGTTACCTCTGTGATGCAAGCAGAGAGATGTCAGGGAAGGTGGCAACACTTGCCCAGGCAATCAAAGCCTCTTGGTGGTGGCTGCAATGACAGCAGTGGTGCCGAGGAGGGAGGGCTTGGGCAGGCCTGTTTGGCCAGCTGTCTCAAAGGAGCAGCCAGGTTACCTGCCTGGGACaggagtgttcctcctcctgggCTGAGTTAGTCCCTGGATAGGTTTTGCTGGCCactgacagctgctgctgcagagcacttGCTTCTGCCTCCTTTGAGGTGGGGCATTTCAGCAGGACCTGTGTGAAAAGAGCAATTTCAGGTCAGAAACTTTCCTCTGCAGGAAGGGGAGGTGACAGGGGAATTTGAGATTTAGTCTAAAATAACGCTGACCCATGGCCATGCTGCTCACCAATCTTTGTGCCAGATCAGAGCTCTGACTGCTGAGGGCAGCACAAAGCAGGACAGAGCATTCTGGGGGGAGTCAGCAGCATGGCCAAGGGTATTGCTGGACTTGCTGAGGTGCTGTTGAACATCTTCAGCTTCATCAGTTCAAGGCAGAGCCAAGCCTTCCTGAAACCTGCAGTTTAAATTGTGAGCCCTTGGGTGATTTCTGTCAGATGCTGTGCCAAGgttccagctgcaggagctgtgtcacccttgcagcagcagcagcactgggctgtgcaggtacaggaatgctgacagctctgctgtgctgtcagTGAGCAGGTGACCTTTGCCTGATGAATGGCTGAAGTGACTCCTACCTGTCATTTAAAAGCAACCCTTGGCCTTTGCCACTGTTAGCAGGATAAGGCTTTTCTCTCAAAATGTCCAACATGATTACAGGAGACCTGCTGGCTGCACTCTGTGCAGAGTTAACAGTGGCAAGTGGCCACATCTGTCCCTTGTGTGAGGATGTGCAGGCAGGTGCTGTGCTGAAGCCTGGAGGTGCACACAAAGTCTGAAACTGAGaggcccagctgtgcaggaactCTGGTCTGAAGTTGACAAAATTGCCTGAATCTGGGGCAGAGTGAGGTGAGCTCGATCCCTGTGGTGCTGACAGACCAACTTTAAATCCAACACACTGAATATCACACCAGGGAGAAGCAAgtgggaaatgcagctgaagaGCTCCAGCAGGACCAGCTGGCCCAGCAGAGAcaaacagagctgtgctgaTGGGACACGTTCCTCAGAGTGCTCTCACCTGGAGagtgctgctccagcagtgctgtCAGAATTCCCTTCTGACACTGGTTCTCATTTCAATAGATTTGCTCAAGTCTTACTCGTCATGGCAGTGGCTAAACCAAGCTCTGGGTGCTGATCTTTAGCAACCCCTATGTGGCAAGCAGGTCTCCAGGGGTAAGGGAAGTGATGCAGTCCAAGCTGAGGAGCATAAAAAGGACCAAAGGCCACTGGCACGTGGGGCGTGCTGTGGAATGGATGATGGCAGCTGGAGTTTCTTCTTCTGGTTGGGGTAAATCTGTTGTTGTTTGAAGGCTGCCAGGGTTTGCACATGGGCCATATAGAAGCAAGAGAAATGGATACTCCTGAGCTCAGGAGCAAGGTGAGGATGGCGAATTTAAAGGACGTGGCCCTGCTGGGGTATCTGGAAAAACAGTGGGGAGTGGCATGAAGTTGTTCTGTAAGCCTGATGTGTCTATTAACAAAATGTTAAGCTGCTTATTTTACTACAGTGCCCTCAGGACTGGATCATTTCTTTAATACACTGCTAATCTTTATGCTAACCAGACTAATGCTTAATGGCATTATGCAGAAAGTCAAAGGAAGGTAACCTAAAAGTAGCACTCACGCTCCACCCTGAAGAATATAGATAAGCATTCAAAAGTGTTTACAGGGCTGTTTATTGTCTCCACCCCCTCAGTTTTGGTGGGAGTATTGTAGCCTCTATTTTTATACTGGCTAAGAGAGGAGGAAAATTCAGTTGGGAATGTGGAGCAGCAGAGTGACACAGTGAAGCCTAAATAGTGTCAAGGTTGGTGGTGGATGAGAAGAGGACCTGTGTGCTCTCAGCTGAGGGGCAAACCAAGCAGCTTTACACAGCAGCAGGTGTGTCACTGTGTGCTTTGGAGCTCCCCACCTTGCAGCCAGAGAACTGGTGGCACGGTCACACCCACCCACGGCGAGCCCATCAGGTCACCATACCCCCCTAGCAGCAGTGTCCCTCCCCAGCTGGCCCTGGGGTGGTGCATGTGCATGGCAGCACCCCTCCAGCAGGCTGGTGGTGGTGAGGAAGGGGATGCCCAGCCCTGTGAAATGGAGAGGGGcagctggcagggactgggTGCCTTCCCAGCACACTGAGACCAAACTCCTGTGTGTGCCTGCTCATTTCAGTGCCTCAGCCTCCCATTCGTGGGCCTCAGGTACTTGGCTGTTCTGCTAGTTAGAGACATGTTGGCCACCTTCCCCTCTACTCTGCTGGCAAACTTTCTTGTGCTCCCctcctcctggctgcagggtgtTCTCTTTTTTGTACTCCAACAGTACAACTCTTTTGTTGCTGGTATTTTGTTCAGCTAATGGTATTCACAGGCCAGCTTTTGTTCAGCTGAAGTCAAAGCCCAAGGCTGTTGGCATGGGTGTAGGGTCTGAGGCTacaagaaaatttattttggcTTAGCAAAAGATAAGCCATTGCTTTGCAGAAAAGTTTACACTTGATCCCGATGCAGAAAACCAGAAGTTCTTGTACCCAGTTCTCATTGCCTCATAGGAATAAAGGTGTGCAGGGTGGTGTTTGACAGGATAGGTTCAAAATTGATTGATTAATGCTCTGTCCCCATTCTTTTAGCTACATCATCGAGAAAGGCGTATGTTACCTGGTCCTGTGTGAAGCTGGATTCCCCAAGAAACTGGCCTTTGCATACCTGGAAGACTTGCACTCAGAGTTTGATGAGCAGCATGGCAAGAAGGTTCCAACAGTCTCCAGACCCTATTCCTTCATTGAATTTGGTGAGATCCCTCTCCCTGTGGCTAGTCAGGAAACTTCttgctgggagggagcagcagccatggGATTCTCTGCAGCTTGTCCTATGGAATTGACAGCTCAGATTCTTCTTGGCACTGGAGACACAGGTGTTCTGAGCAGGAGAATAGAGAAGTGGTATGGAAATGGTGCATGTCCTTAGATTcagattttctgcttttaatctCTTGGCCTCACTCCAGTGAATATTTGCATGTAGTCTTCAGCAATGCTCCCactcctgcagccaggcagcTCTGTGACAGGTGACACTGCCCCTGACAGCCCTGTCTCCTTCCAGACACCTACATCCAGAAAACCAAGAAGCTCTACATTGATAGCCGGGCAAGGAGGAACCTGGGCTCCATCAACACAGAGCTGCAAGATGTGCAGAGGATTATGGTGGCCAACATCGAGGAGGTCTTACAGCGAGGAGAGGCCCTGTCAGGTACTGGAATGGCCAGTGTTTGGCACACAGTTCTGTCTCCTCGGGCAGCTGGGTGGGCAGAGCGTCCTGAGGGGAAGGCTTGACCCTCCTGAGAAAAGCAGTGGTGTTTCAGCTGGATCAGCTGTActctggagcagctggcaggtgctggtgctgctgagggagagcccagcccctctccaggtC comes from the Passer domesticus isolate bPasDom1 chromosome 7, bPasDom1.hap1, whole genome shotgun sequence genome and includes:
- the SEC22B gene encoding vesicle-trafficking protein SEC22b; amino-acid sequence: MVLLTMIARVADGLPLAASMQEDEQSGRDLQQYQSQAKQLFRKLNEQSPTRCTLEAGAMAFHYIIEKGVCYLVLCEAGFPKKLAFAYLEDLHSEFDEQHGKKVPTVSRPYSFIEFDTYIQKTKKLYIDSRARRNLGSINTELQDVQRIMVANIEEVLQRGEALSALDSKANNLSSLSKKYRQDAKYLNMRSTYAKLAAVAVFFIMLIVYVRFWWL